The following coding sequences are from one Brienomyrus brachyistius isolate T26 chromosome 2, BBRACH_0.4, whole genome shotgun sequence window:
- the LOC125712980 gene encoding dual specificity protein phosphatase 26-like isoform X1, with the protein MAYVSSFTKSLPVRESAGSSPVMTIMELEQLLYTGKCIQKHADEVWPNLYLGDQDIASSRSELSRLRITHILNCAHSNWRGGADYYKGMGITYLGIEARDSPTFDMSVNFTPAADFIRQALSGGGRILVHCAVGVSRSATLVLAYLMIQEHMTLVDAIKTVKDRRGIIPNRGFLRQLTVLDTNLRYGRRI; encoded by the exons ATGGCCTACGTATCGAGCTTTACGAAATCTCTGCCCGTGAGAGAGTCGGCCGGCAGCTCGCCCGTGATGACAATTATGGAACTTGAGCAACTTTTGTATACGGGGAAGTGCATCCAGAAGCACGCGGACGAAGTCTGGCCCAACCTGTACCTCGGAGATCA GGACATAGCTTCAAGTCGGAGTGAGTTGTCGAGACTTCGGATCACCCACATCCTGAACTGTGCGCATAGCAACTGGCGCGGTGGTGCAGATTATTATAAGGGCATGGGCATAACCTACCTTGGCATCGAAGCGCGTGACTCACCCACCTTCGACATGAGTGTCAACTTCACTCCTGCGGCCGACTTCATTCGCCAGGCCCTTAGTGGAGGAG GGAGAATCCTGGTGCATTGTGCAGTGGGAGTTAGTCGCTCGGCCACGCTGGTCCTGGCTTATCTGATGATCCAGGAGCACATGACTCTGGTGGACGCCATCAAGACGGTAAAGGACCGGCGCGGCATCATCCCCAACCGCGGCTTCCTGCGGCAGCTCACCGTGCTAGACACCAACCTCCGCTACGGCCGTAGAATCTAA
- the LOC125712980 gene encoding dual specificity protein phosphatase 26-like isoform X2 has translation MAYESSYAKSLTMRESVRSSPPLSVSELQQLLVTGKSILNHADEVWPSLYIGDQDIASSRSELSRLRITHILNCAHSNWRGGADYYKGMGITYLGIEARDSPTFDMSVNFTPAADFIRQALSGGGRILVHCAVGVSRSATLVLAYLMIQEHMTLVDAIKTVKDRRGIIPNRGFLRQLTVLDTNLRYGRRI, from the exons ATGGCTTACGAGTCAAGTTATGCGAAATCTCTGACCATGAGAGAGTCAGTCAGAAGCTCACCTCCGCTTAGCGTTTCGGAGCTTCAGCAGCTTCTGGTTACGGGAAAAAGCATCCTCAACCACGCGGACGAAGTCTGGCCCAGCCTGTACATCGGAGATCA GGACATAGCTTCAAGTCGGAGTGAGTTGTCGAGACTTCGGATCACCCACATCCTGAACTGTGCGCATAGCAACTGGCGCGGTGGTGCAGATTATTATAAGGGCATGGGCATAACCTACCTTGGCATCGAAGCGCGTGACTCACCCACCTTCGACATGAGTGTCAACTTCACTCCTGCGGCCGACTTCATTCGCCAGGCCCTTAGTGGAGGAG GGAGAATCCTGGTGCATTGTGCAGTGGGAGTTAGTCGCTCGGCCACGCTGGTCCTGGCTTATCTGATGATCCAGGAGCACATGACTCTGGTGGACGCCATCAAGACGGTAAAGGACCGGCGCGGCATCATCCCCAACCGCGGCTTCCTGCGGCAGCTCACCGTGCTAGACACCAACCTCCGCTACGGCCGTAGAATCTAA
- the LOC125712980 gene encoding dual specificity protein phosphatase 26-like isoform X3 produces MAYESSYAKSLTMRESVRSSPPLSVSELQQLLVTGKSILNHADEVWPSLYIGDQDIPAYRSKLEKLRITHILNCAHSEDHNNADYYKTIGITYLGIEAHDSPTFDMSVYFTPATDFIHQALSGGGRILVHCAFGVSCSATLVLAYLMIQEHMTLVDAINTVKSRRGIIPNRGFLRQLTVLDTNLRYGRRI; encoded by the exons ATGGCTTACGAGTCAAGTTATGCGAAATCTCTGACCATGAGAGAGTCAGTCAGAAGCTCACCTCCGCTTAGCGTTTCGGAGCTTCAGCAGCTTCTGGTTACGGGAAAAAGCATCCTCAACCACGCGGACGAAGTCTGGCCCAGCCTGTACATCGGAGATCA GGACATACCAGCATATCGGAGCAAGCTGGAGAAGCTGCGTATCACCCACATCCTGAACTGTGCGCACAGCGAGGACCACAATAATGCCGATTATTATAAGACTATAGGCATCACCTACCTGGGCATCGAAGCACATGACTCACCCACCTTCGACATGAGTGTCTACTTCACCCCTGCGACCGACTTCATTCACCAGGCCCTTAGTGGAGGAG GGAGAATCCTGGTGCATTGTGCATTTGGAGTTAGTTGCTCGGCCACTCTGGTCCTGGCTTATCTGATGATCCAGGAGCACATGACACTGGTGGACGCCATCAATACGGTGAAAAGCCGGCGCGGCATCATCCCCAACCGCGGCTTCCTGCGGCAGCTCACCGTGCTGGACACCAAC CTCCGCTACGGCCGTAGAATCTAA
- the LOC125717835 gene encoding U6 snRNA-associated Sm-like protein LSm1, protein MNYMPGTASLIEDIDKKHLVLLRDGRTLIGFLRSIDQFANLVLHQTVERIHVGKKYGDIPRGIFIVRGENVVLLGEIDLEKEHDTVLQQVSIEEILEEQRLQQQAKQEMEKAKTQALKLRGLSIPRVDMLDEY, encoded by the exons atgaattacatgccagGGACAGCTAGCCTCATTGAGGATATTGACA AGAAACATCTTGTTCTCCTCCGAGATGGAAGGACGCTAATCGGATTTCTAAGAAGTATCGACCAGTTTG ctAATTTAGTTTTACATCAAACTGTGGAGCGCATACATGTTGGGAAAAAGTATGGAGACATTCCAAGAGGCATCTTCATTGTTAGAGGGGAAAATGTTGTTCTGCTTGGGGAAATT GACCTGGAGAAGGAGCATGACACTGTCCTGCAGCAGGTGTCCATTGAGGAAATTCTGGAGGAGCAGAGGTTACAACAGCAAGCTAAGCAGGAGATGGAGAAGGCCAAGACGCAGGCCCTAAAACTGAGAGGACTGTCCATCCCCCGAGTTGACATGCTAGATGAATACTGA
- the bag4 gene encoding BAG family molecular chaperone regulator 4: protein MAYDSVRNDRSGVNSPWVMHEMQSHPKGVWPTNYSNSENNNWNSSMVTDNREAVPYPSYPSNYWYPQSHTAGPYSSAYPSGSEVNGQRPYNPQTMPGFPDAVYNPGQYPAGLIHPSNPFYCTDQPPTRQVPYPNQGCTEQGTSTSGPLASHCHYSVSHCQRAPEYPPAPYAHYGDGVPPVPQSSPYPSRQPLHTRPQPDAWPHAAGFGSTAQQQWQPDAPPAHNHYGNPLISPHPAAWTAPSVAQYDPQDRHYPGYVPVNQPMGPNQMAANPGPVQPREFSAPPQVYNTGKEQKPKQSQGEPPPTGPPQSQNPSLARVQQVMVRVCLLQEDVDEFVGHKADKSYRCLEELLTKELLELDSVETNGQESVRQARKEAVQKIQGILDRLEKKAF, encoded by the exons ATGGCGTACGACTCGGTTCGGAACGACAGAAGTGGAGTAAACTCTCCCTGGGTTATGCATGAAATGCAGTCACATCCGAAGGGAGTCTGGCCTACAAATTACAGCAACTCAGAAAATAACAACTGGAATAGCTCAATGGTAACCGACAACCGG GAAGCTGTTCCGTATCCCAGCTACCCTTCAAACTACTGGTACCCACAGTCCCATACGGCAGGGCCTTATTCCAGTGCATATCCCTCAGGGTCAGAGGTCAATGGACAAAGACCATACAACCCACAG ACAATGCCAGGTTTCCCCGATGCTGTTTACAATCCAGGACAGTATCCTGCAGGACTTATCCACCCATCCAATCCCTTCTACTGTACAGACCAGCCACCCACCAGGCAGGTTCCATATCCCAACCAGGGCTGCACTGAGCAGGGAACCAGTACATCAGGTCCACTAGCCTCCCACTGCCACTACTCTGTGTCACACTGTCAAAGG GCCCCCGAATATCCTCCAGCACCCTACGCACATTACGGTGATGGAGTTCCCCCCGTGCCTCAGAGCTCCCCATATCCTTCCCGGCAACCGCTGCATACAAGGCCGCAGCCAGATGCGTGGCCCCACGCAGCCGGCTTTGGCTCCACAGCCCAGCAGCAGTGGCAACCCGATGCCCCACCTGCGCACAACCATTACGGGAACCCCCTCATCTCTCCACACCCGGCTGCCTGGACTGCTCCCTCTGTGGCACAGTATGACCCTCAG GATCGCCACTATCCAGGTTATGTACCTGTTAACCAACCCATGGGACCCAATCAAATGGCTGCCAACCCTGGGCCTGTTCAACCAAGAGAGTTCAGTGCCCCTCCTCAAGTGTACAACACAGGGAAAGAACAGAAGCCCAAGCAGTCTCAGGGGGAGCCCCCACCCACTGGGCCCCCGCAGAGCCAGAACCCCAGTCTGGCGCGGGTACAGCAGGTGATGGTCCGGGTTTGTCTGCTGCAGGAGGACGTGGATGAATTTGTGGGCCACAAAGCAGACAAAAGTTACCGCTGTTTAGAAGAACTGCTCACTAAAGAACTGCTGGAGCTGGACTCTGTGGAGACCAACGGACAGGAGTCTGTCAGACAGGCCCGGAAGGAGGCCGTGCAGAAGATCCAGGGCATTCTCGATCGACTGGAGAAGAAGGCCTTCTGA